A region from the Chitinophaga sp. Cy-1792 genome encodes:
- a CDS encoding Crp/Fnr family transcriptional regulator has translation MHEALIQYINTHTSTPLTDSDIDIIKNIFTPRRIRKRQYFLQEGDVSKYMGFIVKGAMRQYSVDDKGNEHIVRLYIENWWAGDRESFAMLTPSKYNIDAWEDTDILTITKASVVEFNTIPALNELARNLDEMHSIAFQKRINAAISMSVEQRYAELANAYPEFIQRFPQHIIASYLGVTKETLSRVRTKR, from the coding sequence ATGCACGAGGCCCTTATTCAGTACATAAATACCCATACATCAACACCGCTGACAGACAGTGATATAGATATCATTAAAAATATCTTTACGCCTCGCAGGATACGCAAACGCCAGTATTTCCTGCAGGAAGGTGATGTAAGCAAGTATATGGGGTTTATCGTGAAAGGCGCCATGCGGCAATACAGCGTGGATGACAAAGGGAATGAACATATCGTTCGCCTTTATATTGAAAACTGGTGGGCAGGGGATCGTGAAAGTTTTGCCATGCTGACCCCTTCCAAATATAACATCGACGCCTGGGAAGATACTGACATACTTACCATTACCAAAGCCAGCGTAGTAGAATTTAATACAATTCCTGCCTTGAATGAGCTGGCGCGCAACCTGGATGAAATGCATTCCATTGCTTTTCAAAAACGGATTAATGCGGCCATCAGTATGTCTGTAGAACAACGCTATGCCGAACTGGCGAATGCTTACCCTGAATTTATACAGCGTTTCCCACAACATATTATTGCATCCTATCTTGGCGTAACCAAGGAAACACTTAGCCGGGTAAGGACTAAGCGTTAA
- a CDS encoding HAD family hydrolase: MKTLILDFDGTIADTRSSIIKTVQLTAKELGLGNIRDEDVQYLIGLPIRETFIKALGITDEVSLDKAIGIYRAHYNPISAGMVVLYPNVKNTLQSLFSKGISITVASSKGKEALQVLLEKLEISAYIALVFGEQDVENKKPAPDMVLRILEITKTQPEAALVVGDTIFDIEMGQRAGCATCGVTYGNHSETQLREQGATFLINDFKKLIDFF; encoded by the coding sequence ATGAAAACACTGATATTAGACTTCGACGGAACCATTGCTGACACCAGGAGCAGTATTATTAAAACTGTTCAGCTAACTGCAAAAGAGCTGGGGCTCGGTAATATCAGGGATGAAGACGTACAATATCTGATTGGTCTTCCCATCCGGGAGACATTTATCAAAGCGTTAGGTATAACTGATGAAGTGAGTCTGGATAAGGCGATCGGTATTTACAGGGCTCATTATAACCCAATCAGCGCCGGAATGGTGGTGCTTTACCCCAATGTGAAAAATACCCTGCAGTCGTTGTTTTCCAAAGGTATATCTATTACAGTGGCCTCCAGCAAAGGCAAAGAAGCACTCCAGGTATTACTGGAGAAGCTGGAGATTTCAGCATATATTGCTTTGGTATTTGGAGAGCAGGACGTGGAAAATAAGAAGCCTGCACCAGATATGGTTTTGCGTATCCTGGAAATTACTAAAACCCAGCCTGAAGCGGCGCTGGTAGTGGGAGATACTATTTTCGATATAGAGATGGGACAGCGAGCCGGATGTGCCACCTGTGGTGTAACTTATGGCAACCATAGCGAAACCCAGCTTCGTGAACAAGGTGCTACCTTTTTAATTAACGATTTTAAGAAATTAATAGATTTCTTCTGA
- a CDS encoding AAA family ATPase: protein MKIKSIHVSNYRAFLNHNDEEKDRYRIELPEGENLLIYGENGSGKSSLYRALKDVFLSGRTLGHTFSKNLFFRQENVSDPPCVHMQLDDGQDIFFSSDEDLTNTTSSQLIKEAGILSGFISYRDLLKLHFRDNDDAPDFVSFFLGKNGLFSHLEIPAPKKPSNKISVGELWQKILEKKDDTDIDDYNINLDSIFESLQQKANLLLARFHRECNICIKYNDCRIEDGILINPEISFDISFFDTNISKHHDFLNEARLTSMAISVYLAHLLNLPPSSIRILFLDDIFIGLDMSNRLPLIDILLADNLGDGTSFKDFQVFLTTYDREWFGVAKSYLRKGWKHIEFYVDNHAQQPDRPFIRNSDSYKERARFHFIHCDYPASANYLRKEFERILRSVLPGNLLYPGVEKGGIDNGSIILARNRFDMVQNDDVWSFRVKEPQDGQLINPLKFANLQSLINQFQSLVNQYNIPFPFLDELGAVKNRLLNPLSHDDFTSSVFKRELMTAFAILEEIEKINSKIILPIDGVESIQLYCMIDNGASQCCCYRFEALDNIRYFQYENFRMLFNARCRSLYKVTEYGKIEVMQFEYGTLRKLCDSVIFDCGKDRKSDENFIYDCVFTEEGVKLSDLI, encoded by the coding sequence ATGAAAATTAAATCCATTCACGTTAGTAACTATCGTGCTTTTCTGAATCACAACGATGAGGAAAAGGATCGATATAGAATAGAGCTGCCTGAGGGAGAAAATTTGTTGATATATGGGGAGAATGGCAGTGGAAAATCATCGCTTTACCGAGCGCTTAAGGATGTGTTTCTGTCTGGAAGGACTTTGGGACATACTTTTAGCAAGAATCTGTTTTTTCGTCAGGAGAATGTATCTGATCCGCCATGCGTTCACATGCAATTGGATGACGGGCAGGATATTTTTTTCTCTTCCGACGAAGATCTGACTAACACTACAAGCAGTCAGCTTATTAAGGAGGCAGGTATACTTAGCGGTTTTATTAGTTATCGGGATTTGTTAAAGTTACATTTCCGGGATAATGATGATGCTCCGGATTTTGTCTCTTTTTTTCTTGGAAAAAACGGACTTTTCAGTCACCTTGAAATTCCCGCTCCCAAAAAACCTTCAAATAAGATTTCTGTTGGAGAATTGTGGCAGAAGATATTGGAAAAGAAAGATGATACTGATATAGACGATTACAATATCAATCTTGACTCAATATTTGAAAGTCTGCAGCAGAAAGCTAATTTACTACTCGCCAGGTTTCACAGAGAATGTAATATTTGTATTAAGTATAATGATTGCAGGATTGAAGATGGCATATTGATCAATCCTGAAATATCCTTTGATATCAGCTTTTTTGATACAAATATTTCTAAGCACCATGATTTTCTTAATGAGGCAAGACTAACGTCGATGGCAATCTCTGTTTATCTTGCTCATTTACTTAATCTACCTCCTTCAAGTATCAGGATTCTATTTTTGGATGATATATTTATTGGGCTGGATATGTCAAACAGATTACCATTAATAGATATCTTATTAGCTGATAATCTTGGAGATGGAACATCTTTTAAGGATTTCCAGGTTTTTTTGACGACATATGACAGGGAATGGTTTGGGGTAGCAAAGAGTTATCTGAGAAAGGGATGGAAGCATATTGAATTTTATGTCGATAATCATGCTCAACAGCCGGATAGACCCTTCATCCGGAATTCCGACTCTTATAAAGAACGGGCTCGTTTTCACTTCATTCATTGCGACTATCCGGCCAGTGCCAATTATCTGAGAAAGGAGTTTGAGCGAATATTGAGAAGTGTTTTGCCTGGTAATTTATTATATCCGGGAGTTGAGAAGGGTGGAATCGATAATGGCTCCATTATATTGGCCAGGAATAGATTTGATATGGTGCAAAATGATGATGTCTGGTCTTTTAGGGTGAAAGAGCCACAAGATGGTCAGTTAATTAACCCTCTGAAATTTGCGAACCTTCAGAGCCTTATTAATCAATTTCAAAGTCTGGTAAATCAATATAATATTCCATTCCCTTTTTTGGATGAATTAGGCGCGGTCAAGAACAGGCTGTTAAATCCGCTTTCTCATGATGATTTTACTTCTTCGGTTTTCAAGCGAGAGCTTATGACTGCTTTTGCAATTCTTGAAGAAATTGAAAAAATTAATTCGAAGATTATACTTCCAATTGACGGAGTTGAATCTATCCAGTTATATTGTATGATAGACAATGGGGCTAGTCAGTGCTGCTGTTATCGGTTCGAGGCTTTGGACAATATCAGGTACTTTCAATATGAAAACTTTCGAATGCTTTTTAATGCAAGATGCAGGTCTCTCTATAAAGTTACCGAATATGGAAAAATTGAAGTAATGCAATTTGAGTATGGTACACTGCGCAAACTTTGTGATTCCGTTATTTTTGATTGCGGAAAGGATAGGAAATCAGATGAGAATTTTATTTATGATTGTGTTTTTACTGAAGAGGGTGTAAAACTATCGGACCTAATTTAA
- a CDS encoding helix-turn-helix domain-containing protein: MKYAETTPISTLSSHIHSFWELQGDDTDGQWERIFPDGCPGIIVNLGESCQTDNGQTIMEHGKTYVVGAMHSFKDSFIDKQTHLLGVCFKPAAFSSLYKYIPQQELVNYTTIFDVAHSFEIGKIYTDPVRYLNSYFLDRKLDMNPVLQSVLQEIHLSKGKISIYDLTKKNFITPRKLERLFNTHIGLPPKEYVNIIRFQSALAMMKADNNKHSLADISFECGFYDQAHFTNEMKYYTGHTPAQL, encoded by the coding sequence ATGAAATATGCAGAGACAACACCTATTTCCACTTTATCATCCCATATTCATTCTTTCTGGGAATTACAAGGGGATGATACAGACGGCCAATGGGAGCGAATCTTCCCGGATGGTTGTCCCGGGATTATTGTAAATCTTGGTGAGTCTTGCCAGACTGATAACGGCCAGACTATCATGGAACATGGCAAAACGTATGTGGTTGGCGCCATGCATTCATTTAAAGATAGTTTTATAGATAAGCAGACACACCTGTTAGGTGTTTGCTTTAAGCCTGCTGCTTTTTCATCTTTATACAAATATATTCCGCAACAGGAATTAGTCAATTATACAACTATTTTCGATGTAGCCCATTCCTTTGAGATTGGGAAGATATATACAGATCCTGTCAGGTATCTTAATAGCTATTTCCTGGACAGGAAATTGGATATGAATCCGGTACTACAATCTGTTCTGCAGGAAATTCATCTCTCCAAAGGGAAAATAAGCATATATGATCTTACTAAAAAAAACTTTATCACCCCGCGGAAGCTGGAAAGGCTGTTTAATACGCACATCGGACTGCCCCCCAAAGAATATGTAAATATCATCCGCTTCCAGTCTGCACTGGCAATGATGAAAGCCGACAATAACAAGCATAGCCTTGCAGATATTTCTTTTGAATGCGGATTTTATGATCAGGCACATTTCACAAATGAAATGAAATATTATACCGGACACACCCCTGCTCAATTATGA
- a CDS encoding isochorismatase family protein yields MKSNAIWKAEDSALILIDYQPEVMDNIHERDLKLIELNAVALAQMATKLNIPVVLSTVAVKMGIEKPTIPALKNALPGIEEIDRTTMNAWEDEAFVNAVKATGRKKLVMGGIVTSVCLTYPAVEALAEGYEVMFIEDAVGDRSKQEHDMAVARLIQAGAVPNNTVAMITEWFRDWAKPEANFAREIFPEYLVEVYKRKGFPLPNWAKQGEEEKNWATKA; encoded by the coding sequence ATGAAATCAAATGCCATCTGGAAAGCCGAAGACAGCGCCCTTATCCTGATAGATTATCAACCGGAAGTGATGGATAATATCCATGAAAGGGACTTGAAATTAATTGAGCTGAATGCAGTAGCGCTGGCTCAAATGGCTACCAAATTAAATATCCCCGTTGTATTAAGTACTGTAGCCGTAAAAATGGGGATAGAAAAACCCACTATTCCAGCTTTAAAAAATGCCTTGCCTGGCATTGAAGAAATTGACCGTACAACCATGAATGCCTGGGAAGATGAGGCTTTTGTGAATGCAGTTAAGGCTACTGGGCGTAAGAAGCTGGTCATGGGAGGTATTGTGACTTCTGTTTGTCTGACTTACCCTGCCGTAGAAGCCCTGGCAGAAGGCTATGAAGTGATGTTTATTGAAGATGCAGTAGGAGACCGGTCGAAGCAGGAACATGACATGGCAGTGGCGCGACTCATCCAGGCGGGGGCAGTACCTAATAATACAGTGGCGATGATTACCGAATGGTTCCGCGATTGGGCCAAACCCGAAGCGAATTTCGCCCGCGAAATCTTCCCGGAATACCTGGTGGAAGTTTATAAGAGAAAAGGTTTCCCATTACCCAACTGGGCTAAACAAGGTGAAGAAGAAAAAAACTGGGCTACCAAGGCCTGA
- a CDS encoding YjjG family noncanonical pyrimidine nucleotidase: MYKAIFFDVDDTLLTFKTSSRLALSKAFDAQGLTFNENIFEVFREMDQALWAKQKQRLISVQEITDIRFGQFFERLHIDASAEEMKEQYQQNLFNEYALEPSALEVVKYLSPKYPLYVASNGFLAMQQSRLKLAGLFQSFADLYVSDNVGFEKPDSRFFEEVMTRSKLKSEEILFVGDSLEADITGAAGCNIATCWYNPGDQHNLLPVKPNYTIRHLSQLKEII, translated from the coding sequence ATGTATAAAGCGATTTTTTTTGATGTAGATGATACTTTATTAACCTTTAAAACCTCTAGCAGACTTGCACTTTCAAAGGCTTTCGATGCACAGGGGCTAACGTTTAATGAGAATATTTTCGAAGTTTTCCGTGAGATGGACCAGGCACTGTGGGCTAAACAGAAACAACGTTTAATCTCCGTGCAGGAAATAACAGATATCAGGTTTGGTCAGTTCTTTGAGCGTTTGCACATTGATGCTTCGGCGGAGGAGATGAAAGAGCAGTATCAGCAGAATTTATTCAATGAGTATGCGCTGGAACCATCAGCATTGGAAGTGGTAAAGTATTTAAGCCCTAAATATCCATTGTATGTAGCTTCTAATGGCTTCCTGGCCATGCAGCAGAGCCGCCTGAAATTAGCAGGGCTCTTCCAGTCATTTGCTGATCTCTATGTATCAGATAATGTAGGATTCGAGAAGCCTGATAGCCGCTTTTTTGAAGAGGTAATGACGCGTAGTAAACTGAAAAGTGAAGAAATACTGTTCGTGGGAGATAGTCTGGAGGCAGACATCACAGGTGCGGCTGGCTGTAATATAGCCACCTGCTGGTATAACCCTGGTGATCAACATAATCTTCTGCCAGTAAAACCAAATTATACTATCCGGCATTTATCTCAGTTGAAAGAAATTATTTAA
- a CDS encoding YceI family protein: MATWKIDPVHSDIEFKIRHLMITNVTGYFNKYDATVESNNDDFSDAKIYFSADVDGISTKNEQRDQHLQSEDFFHAAQHPKITFESTNIKKVDEEEYKISGDITMRGVTKPVDLNVTYSGIVKDPYGQTKAGFELSGKLNRKDFGITFNAATDSGGVMLSDEVKFYADVQLIKQ, encoded by the coding sequence ATGGCAACATGGAAAATTGATCCGGTACATAGTGATATTGAATTCAAAATCAGGCATCTGATGATCACTAATGTAACTGGCTACTTTAATAAATACGATGCTACCGTAGAGAGCAACAACGACGACTTTTCAGATGCTAAAATCTACTTCTCTGCCGATGTAGATGGCATCTCTACAAAAAACGAACAGCGCGACCAGCATTTACAGTCCGAGGACTTCTTTCATGCGGCCCAGCACCCTAAAATAACTTTTGAATCTACCAATATTAAAAAAGTAGATGAAGAGGAATATAAAATCAGTGGAGATATTACCATGCGTGGTGTTACCAAACCGGTGGATTTAAATGTCACCTACAGTGGCATTGTAAAAGACCCTTATGGTCAGACCAAAGCCGGTTTTGAGCTTAGTGGCAAGCTAAACAGAAAAGACTTCGGCATCACTTTCAATGCCGCAACAGATAGCGGCGGCGTAATGCTGAGTGATGAGGTTAAGTTTTATGCAGATGTACAATTGATTAAACAATAA
- a CDS encoding dihydrofolate reductase family protein has protein sequence MKKIVLNLAVTLDGFIEGPNGEVDWCILEDDMNFEGFLSDIDTIFYGRVSYDAWGNYLPASDASADETAVWNRIHAKQKYVFSRQQREYPHATLISDNIVEKVTAIKQQAGKDIWLYGGANLIKTFIQAGLIDVYKMYVHPVVLGAGKPLFEEVKERINLKLTGTRVFKSGVVELVYEPS, from the coding sequence ATGAAAAAAATAGTACTGAACTTAGCTGTGACCTTAGATGGGTTTATTGAAGGGCCTAACGGAGAAGTTGACTGGTGTATACTGGAAGACGATATGAACTTTGAAGGTTTTCTGTCAGATATTGATACGATTTTCTATGGCCGTGTAAGTTATGATGCATGGGGGAATTATCTGCCGGCTTCTGATGCCAGTGCTGATGAGACAGCTGTTTGGAACCGTATTCATGCCAAACAGAAATATGTTTTTTCAAGGCAGCAAAGAGAGTACCCACATGCTACCTTAATCAGCGATAACATCGTTGAAAAAGTGACTGCCATCAAACAGCAGGCAGGAAAGGATATCTGGCTGTATGGCGGAGCAAACCTTATTAAAACCTTCATACAAGCCGGACTGATTGATGTCTATAAAATGTATGTACATCCGGTGGTACTTGGCGCAGGCAAGCCATTGTTTGAAGAGGTAAAGGAACGAATCAATCTGAAGCTGACAGGCACCCGTGTTTTTAAATCCGGCGTGGTGGAACTTGTCTATGAGCCTTCCTGA
- a CDS encoding MFS transporter: MAKANNLHILSVLKNRNYMLYIGGKTISQLGTWMQRTAVVWLVYSITHSSALLGVTVFVETFPSFLLSIVGGVAADRWNRYKIIQITQIASMIQSVILALMVFLGHPIIWLILALSVLLGIINAFDIPARQTLLNDVVTDKNDLPSAISFSAATASIAQLLGPALSGIVLNAFGASVCFISNAATFIAVIISLHFMDLPTYVPKKSDKKVLGDFAEGFKYIIANPNIGMIILRMALISLLVLPFSTLLPVFAKVIFKGDASTYGYINSVIGIGAVICTVFLTTRRPDADMKKLLFVSTLLLGAGLIVFSQLNSFPVAIPFILLAGIGTVSQFNISNIIVQSEAAPEFRGRSISIFLMAAFGMMPIGSLLIGMVSEHTGAPATVLAAGIFAFIIALAFAWISVKKLKKATTEDMVESI; this comes from the coding sequence ATGGCAAAAGCTAATAATCTGCATATTTTATCTGTTTTAAAGAACCGCAATTATATGCTTTACATTGGCGGAAAAACGATCTCGCAACTAGGTACCTGGATGCAGCGTACAGCTGTCGTATGGCTGGTATATTCCATCACACATTCTTCTGCCTTGCTGGGTGTAACTGTTTTTGTGGAAACATTTCCTTCATTTCTTCTCTCCATTGTTGGCGGTGTTGCTGCCGACAGATGGAACCGTTATAAAATAATACAGATAACCCAGATCGCCTCCATGATACAATCGGTGATACTTGCGCTGATGGTATTTCTCGGACACCCGATTATCTGGTTAATACTGGCACTAAGCGTACTACTTGGTATTATCAATGCATTTGACATACCCGCACGGCAAACACTGCTAAACGATGTAGTAACGGATAAAAATGATTTGCCCAGCGCCATCTCCTTTTCTGCTGCCACCGCCAGCATAGCTCAGTTATTAGGGCCGGCACTTTCAGGAATTGTACTGAATGCATTTGGTGCTTCCGTTTGCTTTATCAGCAATGCCGCTACTTTTATAGCGGTCATTATCTCATTACACTTCATGGATTTACCGACGTATGTCCCGAAAAAATCGGATAAGAAAGTCCTGGGTGATTTTGCAGAAGGCTTTAAGTATATCATCGCCAATCCAAATATTGGTATGATTATCTTGCGTATGGCACTGATCAGCTTATTGGTATTACCTTTCAGTACTTTATTACCCGTATTTGCCAAAGTAATATTTAAGGGAGATGCCTCCACATATGGCTATATCAATAGCGTTATAGGGATAGGCGCGGTGATCTGTACCGTTTTCCTTACTACCCGCCGCCCTGATGCCGACATGAAAAAGCTGCTGTTCGTAAGTACTTTATTATTGGGGGCTGGATTAATCGTGTTTTCACAGCTAAACAGCTTTCCTGTAGCAATTCCATTTATCTTGCTTGCCGGTATCGGCACTGTCTCCCAGTTTAATATTTCTAATATTATTGTACAGTCAGAAGCAGCCCCTGAGTTCCGTGGGCGCTCCATCAGCATATTTTTAATGGCCGCTTTCGGCATGATGCCTATCGGTAGCCTGCTCATCGGAATGGTATCAGAACATACCGGCGCGCCAGCAACCGTTCTGGCAGCCGGGATATTTGCATTTATTATTGCACTGGCTTTTGCCTGGATATCGGTAAAAAAGCTTAAAAAAGCCACTACAGAGGATATGGTTGAAAGTATTTAA
- a CDS encoding AIPR family protein, with the protein MEQIDLHAYYKQLMQELEGEQIDAEDGAFLEQIFTNHALSLLSESGETENYHVAFDECIVPRNKHKINAYAISDNYETIDLFITRFVHSDPIQRISKQEIESAAKLAVNFFKKVQSSGYAQDLEESTEIFDFARTISESEDLRKKLVRLNVTILTNGFFKGDLPDERELFAWPVFFKIVDINYLYNITKKERTPIAIDFLKGGFKVPCIKANINNPEYQSYLAIIPAAALAATYEKYGARLLEQNVRAFLQFTGKVNKGIRSTIMNEPHMFLAFNNGIAATANGVRLKLSDEGLLIETIDDLQIVNGGQTTAAIYHTSVKDKVDLSNVYVQMKISVIGDEEKFSKTVSRIAEYANTQNKVSISDLSSNTPFHIEIEKLSRSIWAPPARGQALQTKWFYERARGQYKNERPKYGSPKRKIQNFDQINPRSQLFTKEELAKYINVCQEIYNGTKLTSGPHMVVRGSQKSYSQFIAYNLPGFPNSLFFEELIGKAILFRKAEKIYGTKPNAIGDMRYISVPYAIAWLCHKTNNRIDFRKIWKAQNISANLQKLLYDLLQQIEAFIKQNAPGALFGEWAKKEGCWFVVRDKRFNVDLQDIKADILSLAEKKLRASEIEANGQEEQRRFEEESLINFTFGQWQAVGKWGRDSGLLNSRQQSASVAIAQSIMNGESGLPENLIKTGLKIVEIVRTYEPDLLG; encoded by the coding sequence ATGGAACAAATAGATCTTCATGCGTATTATAAACAATTAATGCAAGAGTTGGAAGGAGAGCAGATTGATGCTGAGGATGGTGCATTTCTGGAACAAATATTTACCAATCATGCCTTAAGTCTTCTTTCAGAAAGTGGGGAAACAGAGAATTACCATGTAGCATTCGATGAGTGTATTGTACCTCGCAATAAACATAAGATAAATGCATATGCTATCTCTGATAATTATGAAACAATTGACTTATTTATAACCAGATTTGTACACTCAGATCCTATACAGAGAATTTCGAAGCAGGAAATCGAAAGTGCTGCCAAACTTGCGGTTAACTTTTTTAAAAAGGTACAGTCCTCTGGATATGCTCAGGATCTGGAAGAATCTACCGAAATCTTCGATTTTGCCAGAACTATTAGCGAATCTGAAGATCTGCGAAAGAAACTGGTAAGGTTAAATGTAACCATTCTCACGAATGGCTTTTTTAAAGGTGACCTACCTGATGAAAGAGAATTATTTGCATGGCCGGTTTTTTTTAAAATCGTTGATATTAATTATCTGTATAACATAACGAAAAAAGAACGTACCCCAATTGCTATAGATTTCCTTAAAGGAGGCTTTAAGGTACCCTGCATAAAAGCAAACATAAATAACCCGGAATATCAATCCTATCTTGCAATTATTCCAGCTGCAGCTCTTGCTGCAACTTATGAGAAATATGGGGCCAGGCTTCTTGAGCAGAATGTAAGGGCATTTTTGCAATTTACTGGTAAGGTAAATAAGGGAATACGTTCTACTATTATGAATGAGCCACATATGTTTCTTGCGTTCAATAATGGAATTGCGGCGACAGCAAATGGAGTAAGGTTAAAATTATCAGACGAAGGGCTGCTAATTGAAACCATTGATGATCTTCAGATTGTGAATGGTGGACAGACTACTGCAGCAATTTATCATACTTCAGTGAAGGATAAAGTCGACCTTTCTAATGTGTATGTTCAAATGAAAATATCTGTAATAGGGGATGAAGAAAAATTCAGTAAGACTGTCAGTCGCATTGCAGAATACGCCAATACACAGAATAAAGTTTCTATATCTGACCTAAGTTCAAATACACCGTTTCATATTGAGATCGAAAAACTATCACGAAGTATTTGGGCTCCTCCAGCCAGAGGACAAGCATTACAAACGAAGTGGTTTTATGAACGAGCCAGGGGACAGTATAAAAATGAGAGACCAAAATATGGTTCGCCAAAAAGAAAAATACAGAATTTTGATCAAATAAATCCAAGGTCGCAATTATTTACAAAGGAAGAATTGGCAAAGTATATAAATGTTTGCCAGGAAATTTATAATGGTACTAAGCTAACATCAGGACCGCATATGGTTGTGAGAGGTAGTCAGAAAAGTTATTCTCAATTTATTGCCTATAATCTCCCGGGATTTCCAAATTCATTATTTTTTGAGGAGCTGATAGGTAAGGCAATATTATTCCGGAAAGCAGAGAAGATTTACGGAACCAAACCTAACGCCATAGGTGATATGAGATATATTTCCGTTCCTTATGCTATTGCCTGGCTATGTCATAAAACAAATAACAGAATAGATTTCAGAAAGATCTGGAAGGCCCAGAATATCTCAGCAAATCTTCAAAAATTATTGTATGATTTGTTACAGCAAATAGAAGCATTTATTAAGCAAAATGCTCCCGGTGCATTATTTGGAGAATGGGCCAAAAAAGAGGGGTGCTGGTTTGTTGTCAGAGATAAGAGATTCAATGTTGATTTGCAAGATATAAAGGCAGATATATTAAGTCTGGCTGAAAAAAAATTAAGAGCAAGTGAAATAGAAGCTAATGGGCAGGAAGAACAAAGAAGGTTTGAAGAAGAAAGTCTCATTAACTTTACTTTTGGACAGTGGCAGGCCGTTGGTAAATGGGGAAGGGATTCCGGTTTGTTAAACAGCCGTCAGCAATCTGCTTCTGTCGCAATTGCACAAAGTATAATGAACGGTGAATCCGGGTTGCCCGAAAACCTTATAAAAACAGGACTGAAAATAGTGGAGATCGTAAGGACATATGAGCCAGATTTGCTTGGATAA